The following are encoded together in the Phaseolus vulgaris cultivar G19833 chromosome 9, P. vulgaris v2.0, whole genome shotgun sequence genome:
- the LOC137822596 gene encoding RING-H2 finger protein ATL78-like: protein MYSAATSFTSPLHHDLHSFHSRRLLLHSPLNQSAKPPASSHDSTETYLGDGNFDANVVMVLSVLLCALICSLGLNSIIRCALRCSNFVVSDSVATSSPPARVANTGVKKKALKTFPTVSYSAELNLPSLDSECVICLSEFSNGDKVRILPKCNHGFHVRCIDMWLSSHSSCPKCRQCLIETCQKIVGCSQQQASSSQQPVLQVPETILTITPLDPEGLVRNYREPR, encoded by the coding sequence ATGTATTCTGCTGCAACTTCCTTTACTTCACCACTCCACCATGACCTTCACAGCTTCCACTCAAGAAGGTTACTCCTTCACTCCCCACTCAACCAATCAGCCAAGCCCCCAGCAAGCAGCCACGATTCCACAGAAACATATCTTGGAGATGGAAATTTCGATGCAAATGTTGTCATGGTACTCTCAGTCCTACTATGTGCACTCATCTGCTCCTTAGGTTTGAACTCCATCATCAGGTGTGCACTAAGGTGTTCCAATTTCGTAGTGAGTGACTCGGTGGCAACCAGCAGCCCTCCAGCAAGAGTTGCCAACACAGGAGTGAAGAAGAAAGCCCTCAAGACTTTCCCCACAGTGAGTTACTCAGCTGAGCTGAACCTCCCAAGTTTGGACTCAGAGTGTGTCATATGTTTGTCAGAGTTCTCAAATGGTGACAAGGTGCGCATTTTGCCAAAGTGCAACCACGGGTTCCACGTACGCTGCATTGACATGTGGCTAAGCTCACACTCTTCATGCCCCAAATGCAGACAGTGCCTAATTGAGACTTGCCAAAAGATTGTTGGGTGCAGTCAGCAGCAAGCTAGCTCCTCTCAACAACCAGTGTTGCAGGTGCCAGAAACCATTCTCACCATAACGCCACTGGACCCAGAAGGTTTGGTGCGTAACTATAGGGAACCTCGCTAA
- the LOC137820781 gene encoding uncharacterized protein isoform X1, with protein sequence MGASTSSEPRVSAEQNEAESVAASTGALPMLQNAFSKLANPQTNAVPLENLQQRFSFAGEGRSCSGSNVPDSLTVMLDHLGSILVDQFFVPDKGGINWVEFVKSYNKCCARVSSSVSLNMLLRVFVAVSESANVPIHLEFESGDTDCKINGHLLPSDVFLLLALCWVMSWGSRNLKGEGNLSLPDLNHLVLSVITSCGQVEGGLDVWDRDISSLEAQLPAGKFVTWVMNTVPCLPDCLRLYFNARLQIAATDGVELAPSDSSSVGVISSIAAHDYLLTQGRAWAISITNKSRVNEEISGAFISNGGGMGDKLVYRSSTHGRGLGRFWSRVEGYKGPLLILISASSGEPHEGNSVDRKWVIGVLTDQAFESKDIFYGNSGCLYSIDPVFHVFPPIGKEKNFVYSHLHPTGKVYQPHPKPVGLAFGGTLGNERIFIDEDFSKVTVRHHSVDKTYRSGSLLPDQGFLPVEGIISVVEVWGLGGKAAKQVQDSFKKREELFTEQRRKVDLKTFANWEDSPEKMMMDMMSDPNAVRREDR encoded by the exons ATGGGAGCGTCCACTTCATCGGAGCCGAGGGTTTCGGCGGAACAGAATGAGGCGGAGTCCGTCGCAGCCTCTACTGGAGCTCTTCCAATGCTTCAGAATGCTTTCTCCAAGCTCGCCAATCCACAAACAAACGCTGTTCCTTTGGAAAATTTACAG CAACGCTTTAGTTTCGCTGGAGAAGGTCGAAGTTGTTCCGGAAGCAACGTGCCAGATTCGTTAACGGTGATGTTGGATCACCTAGGCTCAATCCTAGTGGATCAATTTTTTGTTCCCGATAAAGGGGGAATAAACTGGGTTGAATTTGTTAAGAGTTACAACAAGTGCTGTGCGAGGGTGTCATCGTCGGTTTCGCTAAACATGCTCTTGAGAGTGTTCGTGGCTGTCTCAGAAAGTGCTAATGTACCTATTCATTTGGAGTTTGAATCAGGGGATACTGATTGTAAGATTAACGGCCACCTTCTTCCTAGTGACGTGTTTTTGCTTCTTGCCCTGTGCTGGGTTATGTCGTGGGGTTCTAGGAACTTGAAGGGGGAAGGGAATCTAAGCCTGCCGGATCTGAATCATTTGGTGTTGTCGGTGATCACATCGTGTGGTCAAGTTGAGGGTGGTTTGGATGTGTGGGACCGTGATATCTCGAGCTTGGAGGCCCAGCTTCCTGCTGGGAAGTTCGTAACGTGGGTTATGAATACCGTGCCCTGCCTCCCCGATTGCCTGAGACTGTATTTTAATGCTAGACTTCAAATAGCAGCAACTGATGGG GTTGAATTGGCACCCTCTGATTCCTCCTCTGTTGGAGTTATTTCATCAATAGCTGCACATGATTATCTTTTGACCCAAGGAAGGGCATGGGCAATTTCTATCACCAACAAAAGTAGAGTAAATGAAGAGATTTCTGGCGCATTTATAAGCAATGGAGGTGGAATGGGTGATAAACTTGTTTATAG GTCATCCACTCATGGAAGAGGCCTTGGCAGATTTTGGTCCCGTGTTGAAGGTTACAAAGGTCCTTTGTTAATTTTGATATCTGCAAGTTCAGGTGAACCTCATGAAGGAAATTCTGTTGATAGGAAATGGGTTATAGGGGTTCTTACAGATCAAGCTTTTGAAAGTAAAGATATCTTCTATGGAAACTCTGGATGTTTATATTCTATTGACCCAGTGTTTCATGTGTTTCCACCTATTG GTAAGGAAAAGAATTTTGTTTATAGCCACTTGCATCCTACTGGTAAAGTTTACCAACCGCACCCAAAGCCAGTTGGTCTTGCATTTGGAGGAACTCTAGGAAATGAGAGAATATTTATAGATGAAGATTTTTCAAAAGTGACTGTTCGCCATCATTCTGTTGACAAAACTTACCGCAGTGGATCCCTCCTTCCGGATCAG GGTTTCCTACCCGTTGAGGGCATCATTTCAGTAGTTGAAGTTTGGGGACTTGGAGGGAAAGCAGCGAAGCAAGTGCAGGATTCTTTCAAAAAGAGAGAAGAACTTTTCACCGAGCAAAGAAGAAAA GTTGACTTGAAGACCTTTGCAAATTGGGAGGATTCACCTGAGAAAATGATGATGGACATGATGTCGGATCCAAATGCTGTTCGAAGGGAAGACCGCTGA
- the LOC137820781 gene encoding uncharacterized protein isoform X2 gives MGASTSSEPRVSAEQNEAESVAASTGALPMLQNAFSKLANPQTNAVPLENLQQRFSFAGEGRSCSGSNVPDSLTVMLDHLGSILVDQFFVPDKGGINWVEFVKSYNKCCARVSSSVSLNMLLRVFVAVSESANVPIHLEFESGDTDCKINGHLLPSDVFLLLALCWVMSWGSRNLKGEGNLSLPDLNHLVLSVITSCGQVEGGLDVWDRDISSLEAQLPAGKFVTWVMNTVPCLPDCLRLYFNARLQIAATDGVELAPSDSSSVGVISSIAAHDYLLTQGRAWAISITNKSRVNEEISGAFISNGGGMGDKLVYRSSTHGRGLGRFWSRVEGYKGPLLILISASSGKEKNFVYSHLHPTGKVYQPHPKPVGLAFGGTLGNERIFIDEDFSKVTVRHHSVDKTYRSGSLLPDQGFLPVEGIISVVEVWGLGGKAAKQVQDSFKKREELFTEQRRKVDLKTFANWEDSPEKMMMDMMSDPNAVRREDR, from the exons ATGGGAGCGTCCACTTCATCGGAGCCGAGGGTTTCGGCGGAACAGAATGAGGCGGAGTCCGTCGCAGCCTCTACTGGAGCTCTTCCAATGCTTCAGAATGCTTTCTCCAAGCTCGCCAATCCACAAACAAACGCTGTTCCTTTGGAAAATTTACAG CAACGCTTTAGTTTCGCTGGAGAAGGTCGAAGTTGTTCCGGAAGCAACGTGCCAGATTCGTTAACGGTGATGTTGGATCACCTAGGCTCAATCCTAGTGGATCAATTTTTTGTTCCCGATAAAGGGGGAATAAACTGGGTTGAATTTGTTAAGAGTTACAACAAGTGCTGTGCGAGGGTGTCATCGTCGGTTTCGCTAAACATGCTCTTGAGAGTGTTCGTGGCTGTCTCAGAAAGTGCTAATGTACCTATTCATTTGGAGTTTGAATCAGGGGATACTGATTGTAAGATTAACGGCCACCTTCTTCCTAGTGACGTGTTTTTGCTTCTTGCCCTGTGCTGGGTTATGTCGTGGGGTTCTAGGAACTTGAAGGGGGAAGGGAATCTAAGCCTGCCGGATCTGAATCATTTGGTGTTGTCGGTGATCACATCGTGTGGTCAAGTTGAGGGTGGTTTGGATGTGTGGGACCGTGATATCTCGAGCTTGGAGGCCCAGCTTCCTGCTGGGAAGTTCGTAACGTGGGTTATGAATACCGTGCCCTGCCTCCCCGATTGCCTGAGACTGTATTTTAATGCTAGACTTCAAATAGCAGCAACTGATGGG GTTGAATTGGCACCCTCTGATTCCTCCTCTGTTGGAGTTATTTCATCAATAGCTGCACATGATTATCTTTTGACCCAAGGAAGGGCATGGGCAATTTCTATCACCAACAAAAGTAGAGTAAATGAAGAGATTTCTGGCGCATTTATAAGCAATGGAGGTGGAATGGGTGATAAACTTGTTTATAG GTCATCCACTCATGGAAGAGGCCTTGGCAGATTTTGGTCCCGTGTTGAAGGTTACAAAGGTCCTTTGTTAATTTTGATATCTGCAAGTTCAG GTAAGGAAAAGAATTTTGTTTATAGCCACTTGCATCCTACTGGTAAAGTTTACCAACCGCACCCAAAGCCAGTTGGTCTTGCATTTGGAGGAACTCTAGGAAATGAGAGAATATTTATAGATGAAGATTTTTCAAAAGTGACTGTTCGCCATCATTCTGTTGACAAAACTTACCGCAGTGGATCCCTCCTTCCGGATCAG GGTTTCCTACCCGTTGAGGGCATCATTTCAGTAGTTGAAGTTTGGGGACTTGGAGGGAAAGCAGCGAAGCAAGTGCAGGATTCTTTCAAAAAGAGAGAAGAACTTTTCACCGAGCAAAGAAGAAAA GTTGACTTGAAGACCTTTGCAAATTGGGAGGATTCACCTGAGAAAATGATGATGGACATGATGTCGGATCCAAATGCTGTTCGAAGGGAAGACCGCTGA
- the LOC137820725 gene encoding uncharacterized protein, with product MPPAKRGKAKAEPRVTPPTEKPNDFPSCIRCVPPSSVAVTIHAKPGSKSASVTDISDEAVGVQIDAPARDGEANAALLDFFSSVLGVKRRQVSLGTGSKSRDKTVIVEDVTQQYVFDALDKVSKQ from the exons ATGCCGCCGGCGAAGAGGGGAAAAGCAAAGGCGGAGCCTAGGGTAACGCCGCCGACGGAGAAACCTAACGATTTTCCGTCTTGTATTCGCTGCGTGCCTCCTTCCTCCGTCGCGGTAACCATCCACGCCAAACCTGGCTCCAAATCTGCATCCGTAACCG aTATTAGCGATGAAGCGGTGGGAGTGCAAATTGACGCTCCTGCCAGGGATGGCGAAGCAAATGCGGCTCTTCTCGATTTCTTCAGTTCT gTTTTAGGTGTGAAACGAAGACAAGTCTCTCTAGGCACAGGTTCTAAGTCGAGAGATAAAACGGTCATCGTGGAAGATGTAACTCAGCAGTATGTTTTTGATGCTTTGGATAAAGTCTCGAAGCAGTAG
- the LOC137820724 gene encoding probable serine/threonine-protein kinase WNK6 isoform X1 gives MTLVGTESSEEGAGLLEPPDPNIVETDPTNRYIRYKDVIGQGAFKTVYKAFDEINGLEVAWSQIHIDEVLQSPGGPDRLYSEVHLLKSLKHDNILTFHNSWIDDKHRTMNLITELFTSGNLRQYSKKHRKVDMKAVKGWARQILNGLNYLHSHNPPIMHRDLKCDNIFINGHRGEVKIGDLGLATLLKQTNAKSVIGTPEFMAPELYDEHYNELVDIYSFGMCMLELVTSAYPYSECRNSAQIYKKVSSGIKPVALSKLKNAEVKSFIEKCLVPASQRLSAKELLMDHFLQVSGSMKNRRLPLPDIVLPKYGAFENRCLMSEGPASTRIRSISMDLGDATELPLTTLLYNSVDSVDDVLPLPCVEIRRLKEGDIFFLKGEQNDQKSVSLVLRIADQSGRARNIHFVFYINSDTAISVSREMVEQLELAEQNVKFIAELIDLLLTTLLPDWKPCVAIDHLVSSNGKLSHSSQQKDFELTKHTQSSRDSIQIVTGPAGLATSRRTSSDKENKDNVVSDKVLTNTSIIIQGEAKIDDSCSETSQTCATSDFNDKHFSTVSFMSAKSGFTDFDLHKVNSQSSLASEFEASSEFRSFPRVESYGRMKLLYCRSAPSLYEPEDELRTELEMIEQQYQEAIKDLSKRRYQAISEARRKLSQKLANFK, from the exons ATGACTTTGGTAGGAACAGAAAGCTCGGAGGAGGGTGCAGGCCTTCTAGAGCCTCCTGATCCCAATATTGTTGAAACTGATCCTACTAATCGCTACATTAGG TATAAAGACGTTATCGGTCAAGGAGCTTTCAAGACTGT ttaCAAGGCATTTGATGAAATTAATGGACTTGAAGTTGCATGGAGCCAAATTCATATTGATGAGGTATTACAGTCACCTGGTGGCCCAGATAGGTTGTACTCAGAAGTGCATCTCTTGAAGTCACTAAAGCACGATAACATTTtgactttccataattcttggATTGATGACAAGCACAGGACTATGAACTTGATTACTGAGTTATTCACCTCAGGGAACCTCAGACA GTACAGCAAGAAACACAGGAAGGTTGACATGAAGGCAGTTAAAGGATGGGCCAGGCAAATTTTAAATGGTTTAAACTATCTTCACAGTCACAACCCACCTATTATGCACAGGGACCTGAAGTGcgataatatatttataaatggtCACCGAGGAGAAGTTAAAATTGGAGATCTAGGGTTGGCAACTCTATTAAAACAAACTAATGCCAAGAGTGTAATTG GAACCCCGGAGTTCATGGCACCTGAACTGTATGATGAACATTATAATGAATTAGTCGACATATATTCTTTTGGGATGTGCATGCTTGAGTTGGTTACGTCTGCATATCCTTACAGTGAATGTAGAAACTCAGCTCAGATATACAAGAAAGTTTCATCT GGCATAAAGCCTGTTGCTCTTTCCAAACTCAAAAATGCAGAAGTAAAATCATTTATTGAGAAATGTCTTGTCCCAGCGTCTCAAAGATTGTCAGCGAAAGAGCTTTTGATGGACCATTTTCTGCAAGTGAGTGGGTCAATGAAGAATCGTCGTCTACCATTACCAGATATCGTTCTTCCTAAATATGGAGCCTTTGAAAATCGTTGTCTTATGTCAGAAGGCCCTGCTAGTACGCGTATTAGATCCATTTCAATGGATCTTGGTGATGCCACTGAGCTACCACTAACCACTTTACTGTATAATTCTGTTGATTCTGTTGATGATGTTTTGCCTTTACCATGTGTTGAGATAAGAAGGTTAAAGGAAGGTgacatattttttctaaaaggTGAACAAAATGATCAAAAGTCTGTGTCACTAGTCCTCCGCATAGCTGATCAAAGTG ggCGCGCAAGAAATATCCATTTCGTATTCTACATCAACAGTGATACTGCCATTTCAGTTTCCAGAGAAATGGTTGAGCAACTTGAACTGGCTGAACAGAATGTTAAATTCATAGCAGAGTTGATCGATCTATTACTGACCACTTTGCTTCCTGATTGGAAACCTTGTGTAGCAATTGATCATTTAGTTTCTTCTAATGGTAAATTATCTCATTCAAGTCAACAAAAAGACTTTGAGTTAACAAAACACACCCAAAGCTCAAGAGATTCTATCCAAATTGTGACTGGACCTGCTGGTCTCGCAACCTCACGTAGAACATCATCAGATAAGGAGAACAAAGATAATGTCGTTTCTGACAAGGTTTTAACTAATACAAGCATTATCATTCAAGGAGAGGCAAAGATAGACGACTCTTGTTCTGAGACGTCACAAACTTGTGCAACATCTGACTTCAATGATAAGCATTTTTCTACAGTTTCTTTCATGTCTGCTAAATCAGGATTTACAGACTTTGACTTGCACAAAGTTAATAGTCAAAGCTCACTTGCATCTGAATTCGAGGCTTCGTCTGAATTTAGGAGTTTTCCACGTGTGGAAAGCTATGGTAGGATGAAATTATTATATTGCCGTAGTGCTCCCTCCTTGTATGAACCTGAGGATGAGTTGAGAACAGAGTTAGAAATGATTGAACAACAATATCAAGAAGCAATTAAAGATTTATCAAAAAGAAGATATCAGGCCATCTCTGAGGCTAGGAGGAAGTTGTCACAAAAATTGGCAAACTTCAAATAA
- the LOC137820724 gene encoding probable serine/threonine-protein kinase WNK6 isoform X2, producing the protein MNLITELFTSGNLRQYSKKHRKVDMKAVKGWARQILNGLNYLHSHNPPIMHRDLKCDNIFINGHRGEVKIGDLGLATLLKQTNAKSVIGTPEFMAPELYDEHYNELVDIYSFGMCMLELVTSAYPYSECRNSAQIYKKVSSGIKPVALSKLKNAEVKSFIEKCLVPASQRLSAKELLMDHFLQVSGSMKNRRLPLPDIVLPKYGAFENRCLMSEGPASTRIRSISMDLGDATELPLTTLLYNSVDSVDDVLPLPCVEIRRLKEGDIFFLKGEQNDQKSVSLVLRIADQSGRARNIHFVFYINSDTAISVSREMVEQLELAEQNVKFIAELIDLLLTTLLPDWKPCVAIDHLVSSNGKLSHSSQQKDFELTKHTQSSRDSIQIVTGPAGLATSRRTSSDKENKDNVVSDKVLTNTSIIIQGEAKIDDSCSETSQTCATSDFNDKHFSTVSFMSAKSGFTDFDLHKVNSQSSLASEFEASSEFRSFPRVESYGRMKLLYCRSAPSLYEPEDELRTELEMIEQQYQEAIKDLSKRRYQAISEARRKLSQKLANFK; encoded by the exons ATGAACTTGATTACTGAGTTATTCACCTCAGGGAACCTCAGACA GTACAGCAAGAAACACAGGAAGGTTGACATGAAGGCAGTTAAAGGATGGGCCAGGCAAATTTTAAATGGTTTAAACTATCTTCACAGTCACAACCCACCTATTATGCACAGGGACCTGAAGTGcgataatatatttataaatggtCACCGAGGAGAAGTTAAAATTGGAGATCTAGGGTTGGCAACTCTATTAAAACAAACTAATGCCAAGAGTGTAATTG GAACCCCGGAGTTCATGGCACCTGAACTGTATGATGAACATTATAATGAATTAGTCGACATATATTCTTTTGGGATGTGCATGCTTGAGTTGGTTACGTCTGCATATCCTTACAGTGAATGTAGAAACTCAGCTCAGATATACAAGAAAGTTTCATCT GGCATAAAGCCTGTTGCTCTTTCCAAACTCAAAAATGCAGAAGTAAAATCATTTATTGAGAAATGTCTTGTCCCAGCGTCTCAAAGATTGTCAGCGAAAGAGCTTTTGATGGACCATTTTCTGCAAGTGAGTGGGTCAATGAAGAATCGTCGTCTACCATTACCAGATATCGTTCTTCCTAAATATGGAGCCTTTGAAAATCGTTGTCTTATGTCAGAAGGCCCTGCTAGTACGCGTATTAGATCCATTTCAATGGATCTTGGTGATGCCACTGAGCTACCACTAACCACTTTACTGTATAATTCTGTTGATTCTGTTGATGATGTTTTGCCTTTACCATGTGTTGAGATAAGAAGGTTAAAGGAAGGTgacatattttttctaaaaggTGAACAAAATGATCAAAAGTCTGTGTCACTAGTCCTCCGCATAGCTGATCAAAGTG ggCGCGCAAGAAATATCCATTTCGTATTCTACATCAACAGTGATACTGCCATTTCAGTTTCCAGAGAAATGGTTGAGCAACTTGAACTGGCTGAACAGAATGTTAAATTCATAGCAGAGTTGATCGATCTATTACTGACCACTTTGCTTCCTGATTGGAAACCTTGTGTAGCAATTGATCATTTAGTTTCTTCTAATGGTAAATTATCTCATTCAAGTCAACAAAAAGACTTTGAGTTAACAAAACACACCCAAAGCTCAAGAGATTCTATCCAAATTGTGACTGGACCTGCTGGTCTCGCAACCTCACGTAGAACATCATCAGATAAGGAGAACAAAGATAATGTCGTTTCTGACAAGGTTTTAACTAATACAAGCATTATCATTCAAGGAGAGGCAAAGATAGACGACTCTTGTTCTGAGACGTCACAAACTTGTGCAACATCTGACTTCAATGATAAGCATTTTTCTACAGTTTCTTTCATGTCTGCTAAATCAGGATTTACAGACTTTGACTTGCACAAAGTTAATAGTCAAAGCTCACTTGCATCTGAATTCGAGGCTTCGTCTGAATTTAGGAGTTTTCCACGTGTGGAAAGCTATGGTAGGATGAAATTATTATATTGCCGTAGTGCTCCCTCCTTGTATGAACCTGAGGATGAGTTGAGAACAGAGTTAGAAATGATTGAACAACAATATCAAGAAGCAATTAAAGATTTATCAAAAAGAAGATATCAGGCCATCTCTGAGGCTAGGAGGAAGTTGTCACAAAAATTGGCAAACTTCAAATAA
- the LOC137820724 gene encoding probable serine/threonine-protein kinase WNK6 isoform X3: MKAVKGWARQILNGLNYLHSHNPPIMHRDLKCDNIFINGHRGEVKIGDLGLATLLKQTNAKSVIGTPEFMAPELYDEHYNELVDIYSFGMCMLELVTSAYPYSECRNSAQIYKKVSSGIKPVALSKLKNAEVKSFIEKCLVPASQRLSAKELLMDHFLQVSGSMKNRRLPLPDIVLPKYGAFENRCLMSEGPASTRIRSISMDLGDATELPLTTLLYNSVDSVDDVLPLPCVEIRRLKEGDIFFLKGEQNDQKSVSLVLRIADQSGRARNIHFVFYINSDTAISVSREMVEQLELAEQNVKFIAELIDLLLTTLLPDWKPCVAIDHLVSSNGKLSHSSQQKDFELTKHTQSSRDSIQIVTGPAGLATSRRTSSDKENKDNVVSDKVLTNTSIIIQGEAKIDDSCSETSQTCATSDFNDKHFSTVSFMSAKSGFTDFDLHKVNSQSSLASEFEASSEFRSFPRVESYGRMKLLYCRSAPSLYEPEDELRTELEMIEQQYQEAIKDLSKRRYQAISEARRKLSQKLANFK, from the exons ATGAAGGCAGTTAAAGGATGGGCCAGGCAAATTTTAAATGGTTTAAACTATCTTCACAGTCACAACCCACCTATTATGCACAGGGACCTGAAGTGcgataatatatttataaatggtCACCGAGGAGAAGTTAAAATTGGAGATCTAGGGTTGGCAACTCTATTAAAACAAACTAATGCCAAGAGTGTAATTG GAACCCCGGAGTTCATGGCACCTGAACTGTATGATGAACATTATAATGAATTAGTCGACATATATTCTTTTGGGATGTGCATGCTTGAGTTGGTTACGTCTGCATATCCTTACAGTGAATGTAGAAACTCAGCTCAGATATACAAGAAAGTTTCATCT GGCATAAAGCCTGTTGCTCTTTCCAAACTCAAAAATGCAGAAGTAAAATCATTTATTGAGAAATGTCTTGTCCCAGCGTCTCAAAGATTGTCAGCGAAAGAGCTTTTGATGGACCATTTTCTGCAAGTGAGTGGGTCAATGAAGAATCGTCGTCTACCATTACCAGATATCGTTCTTCCTAAATATGGAGCCTTTGAAAATCGTTGTCTTATGTCAGAAGGCCCTGCTAGTACGCGTATTAGATCCATTTCAATGGATCTTGGTGATGCCACTGAGCTACCACTAACCACTTTACTGTATAATTCTGTTGATTCTGTTGATGATGTTTTGCCTTTACCATGTGTTGAGATAAGAAGGTTAAAGGAAGGTgacatattttttctaaaaggTGAACAAAATGATCAAAAGTCTGTGTCACTAGTCCTCCGCATAGCTGATCAAAGTG ggCGCGCAAGAAATATCCATTTCGTATTCTACATCAACAGTGATACTGCCATTTCAGTTTCCAGAGAAATGGTTGAGCAACTTGAACTGGCTGAACAGAATGTTAAATTCATAGCAGAGTTGATCGATCTATTACTGACCACTTTGCTTCCTGATTGGAAACCTTGTGTAGCAATTGATCATTTAGTTTCTTCTAATGGTAAATTATCTCATTCAAGTCAACAAAAAGACTTTGAGTTAACAAAACACACCCAAAGCTCAAGAGATTCTATCCAAATTGTGACTGGACCTGCTGGTCTCGCAACCTCACGTAGAACATCATCAGATAAGGAGAACAAAGATAATGTCGTTTCTGACAAGGTTTTAACTAATACAAGCATTATCATTCAAGGAGAGGCAAAGATAGACGACTCTTGTTCTGAGACGTCACAAACTTGTGCAACATCTGACTTCAATGATAAGCATTTTTCTACAGTTTCTTTCATGTCTGCTAAATCAGGATTTACAGACTTTGACTTGCACAAAGTTAATAGTCAAAGCTCACTTGCATCTGAATTCGAGGCTTCGTCTGAATTTAGGAGTTTTCCACGTGTGGAAAGCTATGGTAGGATGAAATTATTATATTGCCGTAGTGCTCCCTCCTTGTATGAACCTGAGGATGAGTTGAGAACAGAGTTAGAAATGATTGAACAACAATATCAAGAAGCAATTAAAGATTTATCAAAAAGAAGATATCAGGCCATCTCTGAGGCTAGGAGGAAGTTGTCACAAAAATTGGCAAACTTCAAATAA